One window of the Fusobacterium animalis 7_1 genome contains the following:
- a CDS encoding CvpA family protein produces MYLDILILIIFILGIFSGIKNGIFVEIISVFGFAVNLLITKIYTPVVLKFLKRSDASFENNYIITYIVTFITVYLVVSMILVFVKKAFKGLKKGFFNKTMGGIAGFVKALIVSLVIILVYTYSIKLVPSLEKYSQGSSAISIFYEIVPTFETYIPDILVEDFNKNATKKIIEKNINTML; encoded by the coding sequence ATGTATTTAGATATTTTGATTTTAATAATTTTTATATTAGGGATATTTAGTGGAATAAAAAACGGTATTTTTGTAGAGATTATATCTGTATTTGGATTTGCAGTTAATTTACTTATAACAAAAATATATACACCAGTTGTTTTAAAATTTTTAAAAAGGTCAGATGCTTCTTTTGAAAATAACTATATAATAACATATATAGTAACTTTTATAACAGTTTATTTAGTTGTATCTATGATATTAGTATTTGTAAAAAAAGCATTTAAAGGATTAAAAAAGGGTTTCTTTAATAAAACAATGGGAGGAATAGCTGGTTTTGTAAAGGCATTAATAGTTTCACTTGTAATAATATTAGTTTACACTTATAGTATAAAATTAGTGCCCTCATTAGAAAAATATTCTCAAGGAAGTTCTGCAATAAGTATATTTTATGAAATTGTTCCCACTTTTGAAACATACATTCCTGATATACTTGTGGAAGATTTTAATAAAAATGCAACAAAAAAAATTATTGAAAAAAATATTAATACAATGTTATAA